The genomic region AGGCGTGCGCCCGGAGCTTGGTCTCGAGATGCGCGGTGATGTCGACGTACAGGTTCGGGTGGAAGGCGTGGAGATTCCAGCCGAGTTGGGGCGCATCGCATGAGAGGACCATCTGGACAAAGGCTTTGCTGGTCGGAAGGTGGGGTCGGCAGGCCGTAAACCCCGCCTTGAACAGCGCCTCGTGGTCCTGGTTGTACGAGATCTCGGGCAGGATCACGATGGTGGGCGCGACCTTGTCGATCGCGTACCGGGCGTCCCGCTCGATACGGGCGATGAGGTCCCGTCGGGGGATCGCGTCGAGGCGGAGATGGGTCTCCGGGTCCGTGAAGAGCACTTCGTAGCCGTCGACCCGCAGACACGCCATCGCGTCGGCGAGCTCACTCGCCCGCTCCGCCCCGGTGATGAGGGTGCGAAGACGCTTCCCGTTTGCCCGCTCCTCCCCCACGATCACGGCCCTGCCGCGTTCGCCATCAGTGCCGCCCGAGTGGACCGCGACGCCGGCGCGATGCGCCCGCCCTCCCCGTCCGATCGGCGCCTGCTCGCCGGGCCGACCTTCGCGCGGGACCCCGTAGTGTTGGAGATCACCCACCGAGGCGACAATCACATACACTTCTCCCCCCTCGGCTTTGACCTTGGCCATGAGCCCCCCGCAGCCGAATGTTTCGTCGTCGGCGTGGGGGGCGAGGACGAGCAGACGCTGGCGTCCCCAGGCGATCGATTCCGTTCCCACGGTTACACCTCTTCTCGGGTCCGGCCGGGGGCCGGGACGCGGCGGAATCGGATGGCGATCCCCACCGCAAACAGAGTGGCGGCGGCCTGGGTGAGAAGTCCCCACGGAAGCCCGACCGTCGCGTGCGGGAAGTTGAAAGGCGGCGCCTCAAAGAAGTCGTACCGCCCCCCCGCGGTCAGTCGCTCAAGTTCCGGCGCGGCCCCACCCAAGGCGCCAACGATGCTCCCCCAAGGGGCGGGCGACATCGCCACCATCGCCAACGCCAGGCCGGTGCCGAGGAGGAGGTCCGCCAGCGACAGCCCGGTCGCTCCCGCGATCCATCCGACGTGGTAATGGGGGATGGCGTCCAAGACGACGTGGCTGCCCAGCCCGATCCCGAAGGCCGTGAACGGATTTCTCACCCGCATGGTGAGGGCCGCGGCCATGGCCAATTGTGGGGTGGCGTCCATCGTTAGCGGTGTCCTATCTCCTCACGATGTCGGTGGGCGCCGGTTTGGCGTCCGCCGCGTTTGGCAAATTGGGCGCGGCCCGCAGGGCCTCCCGGGCTTCGCGCACGGTCGGCAGTCTCGCGCCGGCCTTGGTGTTCGCGGTGCCGGGACGATCGGTGAACTCACGGTCAATGCGGCCGCGGTCGCGACGCCGAGCACCGCAAGGGTGGCGATGGGGAGCCAGGTTTTTCGGGACATGCCGCTCCTTCTGCGCAGTGATCGCGCGCTCGCTGTCCGGCGGGCACGCTCCTCAGTTCCGCAATCCGGTAGGGCAGCCTTCGTTCTTTTGGAGGATTCGGGCCTATCGTCCGCACCCGGGATCCCGCGCCGAGCCTCCGACGCGCCCCCCGGGTGAATTCTTGGATCAGTCCCCCTCCGAGGGCGCGGCCGCCGCGGCCCCGGATCGCGGTCGACGCACCACGGCGACCCACTCGCGTTCGAGGATCCCGATGGTGGCCGCGACGGCTGCGGCGATGGTCAGCGCCCCGACGGCGGAGTGGACAGTGACCAAAGTGATTCCAGCCACGCCGGTGGCGGCGGCGGCGAGCGTGATCGTCGCGGTCGCCGCAGGGTGCGAAAGCCCCCGGTCCATCAGGCGGTGCGGAAGGTGGTCCTTGCCGGTAGAGGTGAGCAGTTCGCCGAGCCGGCGCTGGCCCCGACGATACCTCCTGATGTGGACGAAGAGGATGTCGTAGATTGGGATCGCCAGGATGACCGCCTTGGCGGCCAGCGCCGGGACGGAGAGGATGCCCGGAGAGACCATGACGCCGAGGGTGGCGACGAAATACCCAAGCGTGAGGCTGCCCGCATCTCCCAAGAAGATCTTGGCCGGGTGAAGGTTGAAAGGGAGGAATCCCACGGACGCGCCGACGATCGCGGCCGCGAGGGTGACCTCAACGGGCTGATGGGTGAGGACTGCCAAGACCAGAAAGGCGCACCCACAGACCAACCCGATTCCCGCGGCCACACCATCGGCGCAGTCCAGGCAGTTGAACGCGTTCACCACGCCGACGATCCACAGGATCGTGAGAAGATGCGCCACAATGGGCCACGGCAGGTGGAAAGACAGCCCGGTGGTCGATACCACCGCCGCGGCGATGGCGAACTCCAGAGCCAGCTTGACCGACCCAACGTTTCGCGCATCGTCCACCAGCCCGATCCCGAGCAGCGCCCCCCCACCGAAGATCACCCCCCAAGTAACGCGCGTGAGGGGGGCGGACCACACGAGGACGGTGGCGGCGACCGCGAGATACACCGCAATCCCTCCCAGGAGCGGAACCGAATGGGCATGGATCTTTCGGTTCTCCGGAAGGTCAACGACGTGGAACCGGAGCGCCACCGCCCGTGCCAGGGGGGTGAGCGCGAGCGCCAGGATGCCGGCGGTAGCGATCGGGCCGAAAATCATGGCGCGTTCACCCCCGAGTGCCGGAGATGGTCTCGCAGCCGGGGGACCAGCGCCCGCGCGAACTCGACGCCGAACCGGTGCGCGGTTTCTTCGGTATCGGCGATCGGGACGGTGATCCTGATCACGGCACCCTCTGATCGCCCCGTCCGGAAGGCGCTGCGCAGTTGGTCCAGTTTGCCCTGGTACGGATCGACGTAGGGGCGCTGCGGGCCCATGAACCAATACAAGACCACGCTGTGGGTCCTGCCTTCGCGCACCACGGCCCGGTCGACGAGAAGGGGGGCCCCGTCTCCCTCGATGGCCTCGACACCGCGCTTCATGACCTCGCACGCGGCGCACACCGAGAGCACCTGCGCCCTCGCGCCCTCGCGTTCGAAATACCCCACGTAGAGGATGACCGTGTGGCCGTCGCGATCCACGTACCTCCGGCTCAGCACGGCGTCGGGGTGCGTCCGGGCGATGACCTTTCCGTCGGCCGGCTCGGCCCCGCCCCGCCAGCCGGCCAACTGGTAGGGAAGGTCGGTCAACGGCGTCCGCAGGGGAACGGCGCGCCCCATCATCACCGCGCTCCCGATGGCCGCCACTGCCAACGTCACCACCATAAGCGCGTACCGCCAGCCGTTCATGCGGGGGCCCCCGTTCTCTCCCGGCCGGGCAGGAGCGCCCCAACGCCGAGGAGACAAGCGGTGGCCAGGACGAACAGCATCCAGCCCGTGATCGTATGGTACGTGCCGGCGTACGTCCCCAGCAGAATGTTGACGGCCACGCGCACCGTGTTGGACAGGATGGCGATCGGCAGGACCGACGCGATCAGCAGGGCCCGATTGGCCCAGCCGGACCGGGTCGCATAGGCGAGCAGGATCCCGGCGGCGCCGAGCGACATCAACGAGCGAAACCCGCTGCAGGCCGCGGCGACCTGGAGGCGTACGTGAGGCAGGTCGATATACACCCCGTGAAGGAGTGCCGGGTACCCGAACAGGTGGAGGGTGTCCGTGGAAAACCGAGCCGTGAAGAGCTGGAGGGGCCAGGTGAGCCAGTAGTATACGCTCGATGGCGGCGGGATCATGAACGCCAAGTAGAACAGCGGGAACGCCACCTGCGCGGTCAACTTCGGGCCGCCGAGAAAGAGCACGATGCCGAAGAGCACGAAGATCAGGGAGCCCTCCGCCACTACATTTAAATCACCGGCGCGCCCCAGGAAGAGGAGGGCCAGGCCGACGAGGACGAGAAGGTACCCCCCCCACGCGTGTTCGCCTGGTGCGATGCGCAGGTCGTTCCGGCGCTCCCAAACGAGATACGCGGCGACCGGTGGAATGAAGAACCCGTACCCCATGTTGGACATGTCGGCCATCCATACGGCGACAAGCTCCCTGAGCACGGGGAGGTACAGGATGCCGAGTGAGGCGGTCAGGATCAGCACCCCGATGAGGGCCTTTAAGCGTCCCATAACGATACCCCCCAGCCTTCAAGAAGGGGTTCCTTGACGGGGAACGCCAGCCTTCGTCCGTTCGACCTATTCGCGGATATCGTCCGGAGGTGCGGTGCGGGTGCCCAAGGGGGAGCGGTGCGTCGTGAGAAAGAGCCAAACCCGGCTCGCGAGGATAGAGACGAACCCCTCCCGTGCGACGGGAAAGGTAGAGGCGCGCTTCGATCCCGAGGGGGGTGGCTAGCTGAGCCCGTTCTTGACCGCGTAGGCCGCAGCCTGCGCGCGGTTGTGGATTCGGAGTTTCTGGTAGACGGAGCGAAGATGACTTTTGACCGTCGGCTCCGAGAGGAAGAGCTTCAAGGCGATCTCCTTGTCGCTCAGTCCCGAGGCGACCCCCTTGAGCACGTCGATCTCACGTTCCGTCAACCCGGGCCCGCGGCGGAAATTGAAGAGCACCGCCTCCCGTTCGGTCGTGGCGAGCCGCTCGACCAGCTTTCGGGCGATGACGGGGTTGATCATCGTGCGATCGGAATGGACCGATCGGATCGCCCGGATGAGGTTCTCCGGCGGGATATCCTTTAGGACGTACCCGATCGCGCCGGCCTGCACCGCTTTGAGCACGGTGTCCTGGTCGTCGTAGACCGTCAGGATGAGCACCTGCGTGTCCGGGCAGGATTCCTTGATCTGACGCGTTGCTTCGATTCCGCTGCCGTCGGACAGCTTCACATCCATCAGGACGACGTCCGGCTTGAGTTCGGCGGCCTTCCGCACCGCTTCTTTGACGCCGCCGGCCTTGCCCACAACAGCAATGTCATGCTCGGCCTGCAGCACCACCCTGAGGCCGGCGGTAATAATTTCGTGGTCATCGACGAGCAT from bacterium harbors:
- a CDS encoding PIG-L deacetylase family protein produces the protein MGTESIAWGRQRLLVLAPHADDETFGCGGLMAKVKAEGGEVYVIVASVGDLQHYGVPREGRPGEQAPIGRGGRAHRAGVAVHSGGTDGERGRAVIVGEERANGKRLRTLITGAERASELADAMACLRVDGYEVLFTDPETHLRLDAIPRRDLIARIERDARYAIDKVAPTIVILPEISYNQDHEALFKAGFTACRPHLPTSKAFVQMVLSCDAPQLGWNLHAFHPNLYVDITAHLETKLRAHACHRSQLRPAPHHASLENVERLARLRGAEVSVDAAEAYRCHRLVA
- a CDS encoding MraY family glycosyltransferase, whose protein sequence is MIFGPIATAGILALALTPLARAVALRFHVVDLPENRKIHAHSVPLLGGIAVYLAVAATVLVWSAPLTRVTWGVIFGGGALLGIGLVDDARNVGSVKLALEFAIAAAVVSTTGLSFHLPWPIVAHLLTILWIVGVVNAFNCLDCADGVAAGIGLVCGCAFLVLAVLTHQPVEVTLAAAIVGASVGFLPFNLHPAKIFLGDAGSLTLGYFVATLGVMVSPGILSVPALAAKAVILAIPIYDILFVHIRRYRRGQRRLGELLTSTGKDHLPHRLMDRGLSHPAATATITLAAAATGVAGITLVTVHSAVGALTIAAAVAATIGILEREWVAVVRRPRSGAAAAAPSEGD
- a CDS encoding EpsI family protein; its protein translation is MNGWRYALMVVTLAVAAIGSAVMMGRAVPLRTPLTDLPYQLAGWRGGAEPADGKVIARTHPDAVLSRRYVDRDGHTVILYVGYFEREGARAQVLSVCAACEVMKRGVEAIEGDGAPLLVDRAVVREGRTHSVVLYWFMGPQRPYVDPYQGKLDQLRSAFRTGRSEGAVIRITVPIADTEETAHRFGVEFARALVPRLRDHLRHSGVNAP
- a CDS encoding exosortase/archaeosortase family protein, which codes for MGRLKALIGVLILTASLGILYLPVLRELVAVWMADMSNMGYGFFIPPVAAYLVWERRNDLRIAPGEHAWGGYLLVLVGLALLFLGRAGDLNVVAEGSLIFVLFGIVLFLGGPKLTAQVAFPLFYLAFMIPPPSSVYYWLTWPLQLFTARFSTDTLHLFGYPALLHGVYIDLPHVRLQVAAACSGFRSLMSLGAAGILLAYATRSGWANRALLIASVLPIAILSNTVRVAVNILLGTYAGTYHTITGWMLFVLATACLLGVGALLPGRERTGAPA
- a CDS encoding response regulator transcription factor, which translates into the protein MPVRVMLVDDHEIITAGLRVVLQAEHDIAVVGKAGGVKEAVRKAAELKPDVVLMDVKLSDGSGIEATRQIKESCPDTQVLILTVYDDQDTVLKAVQAGAIGYVLKDIPPENLIRAIRSVHSDRTMINPVIARKLVERLATTEREAVLFNFRRGPGLTEREIDVLKGVASGLSDKEIALKLFLSEPTVKSHLRSVYQKLRIHNRAQAAAYAVKNGLS